In the genome of Hymenobacter taeanensis, one region contains:
- a CDS encoding SDR family oxidoreductase, which translates to MEHTISSSLSKRWSLRGQVAVVTGASKGIGAAIAAELLALGATVLAVARQPAPLKAQVAEWQQQGLDAHAFAADLSQASDRQALVAEVSKRWPQLHILVNNVGTNIRKPTTEYSSEEYRHLLATNLDSAWELSRAAHPLLQAAGQSSIVNISSVAGLVHVRTGSIYGMTKAALVQLTRNLAAEWAPAGIRVNCVAPWYIKTPLASTVLQNEEYLKQVTDRTPLGRVGEPEEVAAAVAFLCLPAAAYITGQTISVDGGFSVNGF; encoded by the coding sequence ATGGAACACACCATAAGCTCATCACTCTCCAAACGCTGGTCACTGCGCGGGCAAGTGGCAGTAGTTACCGGTGCCTCTAAAGGCATTGGCGCCGCCATAGCTGCTGAATTATTAGCCCTGGGAGCCACTGTACTGGCCGTAGCTCGCCAGCCAGCCCCGCTTAAAGCTCAAGTAGCGGAGTGGCAGCAGCAGGGCCTGGACGCGCACGCCTTTGCCGCCGACCTCAGCCAGGCCTCTGACCGCCAAGCACTAGTAGCTGAGGTAAGCAAGCGCTGGCCTCAATTGCACATTCTGGTTAACAACGTAGGCACCAACATTCGCAAGCCCACCACTGAGTATTCTTCCGAAGAGTACCGTCATCTGCTGGCCACTAACCTCGACTCGGCGTGGGAGCTGAGCCGGGCGGCGCACCCGCTGCTGCAGGCCGCGGGCCAGAGCAGCATCGTGAACATCTCGTCAGTGGCGGGGCTGGTACACGTCCGGACGGGCTCCATCTATGGCATGACCAAGGCGGCGCTGGTGCAGCTTACGCGCAACCTGGCTGCAGAGTGGGCCCCGGCAGGTATCAGGGTGAATTGCGTAGCTCCCTGGTACATTAAAACCCCGTTGGCCAGCACCGTGCTCCAGAATGAGGAGTACCTAAAACAAGTAACAGACCGTACACCCCTGGGCCGGGTAGGTGAGCCGGAGGAAGTGGCCGCCGCAGTAGCTTTCCTGTGCCTGCCCGCCGCCGCCTACATCACGGGCCAAACCATCAGCGTGGATGGTGGCTTCTCCGTGAACGGCTTCTAG
- a CDS encoding ATP-grasp domain-containing protein, translated as MNIALVTCESLAQYAAPNVEDEDSLLTRYLREQGHTVEPRVWTNPAVDWLRYDVVVVKSPWDYFDRVEEFYQWLDRMETLGVRMLNPVATVRWNANKKYLLEMQQAGVSIVPTHWLERGSSVNINTLFDILGSDELVVKPAVSGGAKNTFTLTKQESAVRQPQLASLLQHEDFLVQPFQPEIQQEGEWSLIYLGGQYSHCVLKTPKSGDFRVQHYLGGGIEPREAPTHLRRTADAIVARYAADCLYARVDGVDANGELLLMELELIEPFLYLASSEGALARYEAGLAVNL; from the coding sequence ATGAACATTGCCCTTGTTACTTGTGAGAGCCTCGCGCAGTACGCTGCCCCCAACGTGGAGGACGAGGATAGCCTGCTCACCCGTTACCTGCGTGAGCAAGGCCACACCGTAGAGCCCCGGGTCTGGACTAACCCCGCCGTGGATTGGTTGCGCTACGATGTAGTGGTAGTGAAATCCCCCTGGGATTACTTTGATCGGGTAGAGGAGTTCTACCAGTGGCTCGACCGCATGGAGACGCTGGGTGTGCGCATGCTCAACCCCGTAGCCACGGTGCGCTGGAATGCCAATAAAAAGTACCTGCTGGAGATGCAGCAGGCCGGCGTGAGTATTGTGCCCACGCACTGGCTGGAGCGCGGCAGCTCAGTCAATATCAATACACTATTTGATATTCTGGGCAGCGACGAGCTGGTGGTGAAGCCGGCCGTGAGCGGAGGGGCCAAAAACACCTTTACGCTCACCAAGCAGGAGTCGGCCGTTCGGCAGCCACAGCTGGCAAGCCTGCTGCAGCACGAAGACTTTCTGGTGCAGCCCTTTCAGCCTGAAATTCAGCAGGAAGGTGAGTGGTCTTTGATTTATTTGGGCGGCCAATACAGCCACTGCGTACTGAAAACTCCCAAGTCCGGCGACTTCCGGGTGCAGCATTACCTGGGCGGCGGTATTGAGCCCCGCGAGGCCCCCACTCACCTGCGCCGTACCGCCGATGCCATAGTGGCTCGCTACGCCGCCGACTGCCTTTACGCCCGCGTAGATGGCGTTGATGCTAACGGCGAGCTGTTACTTATGGAGCTGGAGCTTATTGAGCCGTTCCTCTACCTGGCCTCCTCTGAAGGAGCCCTGGCCCGCTACGAAGCCGGGCTAGCGGTGAATTTGTGA
- a CDS encoding amidohydrolase — protein MRVTHYALLALLVGSGISQAAAQNTALNDRIAKLSAQQEAQVVAWRRDIHEHPELGNEEKRTAALVAAQLKKLGLEVQTGVARTGVVAVLRGGKPGPVVALRADMDALPVTESVNIPFASKARTMYNGQEVGVMHACGHDTHVAMLLGAAEVLSQVKKDLPGTVKFIFQPAEEGSLPGVEGGAKLMVKEGALENPKVDAIFGVHINAQTEVGTLKYRPGGEMASSDVFNIKVKGKSAHGAYPWLAVDPVVTAAQIIMGLQTIVSRQTELTQDAAVLTVGMVHGGVRNNIIPEQVELTGTIRTLDKDMQQKIWAAIRRTATNIAESAGATAEVEITNYAPVTFNDLRLTEQMAPSLRRVAGPEKVVVQKAVTGAEDFAFFQEKVPGLFVFVGGMPKGKNPAETAPHHTAGFFIDESGLTLGVKTLATLAADYLSAAKK, from the coding sequence ATGAGAGTAACGCATTACGCCCTGCTTGCCCTACTGGTAGGGAGCGGCATTTCTCAAGCCGCCGCTCAAAACACTGCCCTCAACGACCGTATTGCCAAGCTTTCTGCTCAACAGGAAGCCCAGGTAGTGGCCTGGCGGCGTGATATTCATGAGCACCCTGAATTAGGGAACGAAGAAAAACGAACGGCTGCCCTGGTTGCCGCTCAGCTTAAAAAGCTGGGCCTGGAGGTGCAAACCGGCGTGGCCCGTACCGGCGTAGTGGCCGTACTGCGCGGCGGCAAGCCCGGCCCTGTGGTAGCCCTGCGCGCCGACATGGACGCGCTGCCCGTGACGGAAAGCGTGAATATTCCCTTTGCCTCCAAAGCCCGCACCATGTACAATGGGCAGGAAGTGGGCGTGATGCACGCCTGCGGCCACGATACTCATGTGGCCATGCTGCTAGGTGCTGCCGAGGTGCTGAGCCAAGTGAAAAAAGACCTGCCCGGCACCGTGAAATTCATCTTCCAGCCGGCGGAAGAAGGCTCCCTGCCCGGCGTTGAGGGCGGGGCCAAGCTTATGGTGAAGGAAGGCGCCCTCGAAAACCCTAAGGTTGATGCCATCTTCGGCGTTCATATCAATGCGCAAACAGAAGTGGGCACCCTCAAATATCGCCCTGGCGGCGAAATGGCTTCTTCTGATGTATTCAACATCAAGGTAAAGGGCAAATCGGCACACGGGGCGTATCCGTGGCTGGCCGTTGACCCCGTGGTAACGGCTGCCCAGATTATCATGGGCCTGCAAACCATTGTGAGCCGGCAAACCGAGCTGACGCAGGATGCCGCCGTGCTAACGGTTGGGATGGTGCACGGTGGGGTGCGCAACAACATTATCCCGGAGCAGGTGGAGCTAACGGGGACCATCCGGACGCTGGACAAGGACATGCAGCAGAAAATCTGGGCCGCTATTCGGCGCACGGCTACTAACATTGCCGAAAGCGCTGGCGCCACGGCTGAGGTAGAAATTACCAACTACGCCCCCGTAACCTTCAACGACCTGCGCCTCACGGAGCAAATGGCCCCCAGCTTACGCCGCGTAGCCGGACCCGAGAAAGTAGTGGTGCAAAAAGCCGTGACCGGGGCCGAGGACTTTGCCTTTTTCCAGGAGAAGGTGCCGGGCCTGTTTGTGTTCGTGGGGGGCATGCCAAAGGGCAAGAACCCTGCAGAAACGGCCCCTCACCATACGGCTGGCTTCTTCATTGACGAAAGCGGCCTGACGCTGGGCGTGAAAACCCTGGCCACCCTCGCCGCCGACTACTTAAGCGCGGCCAAAAAATAA
- a CDS encoding amidohydrolase has product MKFFSAATLAVALGVATPALAQNTALNARIAQLAAQEEGKVIAWRRDFHQHPELGNEEKRTAGIVAAHLKKLGLEVQTGVGRTGVVGVLRGGKPGPVVALRADMDALPVTETSGVPFASTVKTTYLGQPVGVMHACGHDAHTAMLMGAAEVLSQVKKDLPGTVKFIFQPAEEGSLPGVEGGAKLMIKEGVLENPKVQAVFGLHINAQTEVGQLAYRPGGEMASSDRFTIKVLGKGAHGARPWSSVDPVVTAAQIIVGLQTIVSRQVNLTDDAAVVTVGTLKAGVRYNVIPADVELSGTIRAFNPKTQEQVWAAIRRTATNIAESAGATAEVSIEPYVPVTFNHLALTARMVPTLQAVAGGPDNVKEVKPNTWAEDFSLYQEKVPGLFVFVGGMPKGQDPATAADHHTAGFRLDESGFTLGVKTLATLATDYLEMNK; this is encoded by the coding sequence ATGAAGTTCTTTTCTGCTGCTACTCTCGCTGTTGCCCTAGGGGTTGCCACTCCTGCACTGGCTCAAAATACTGCTCTCAACGCCCGCATTGCCCAACTGGCGGCGCAGGAAGAAGGTAAAGTCATTGCTTGGCGGCGCGATTTTCACCAACATCCCGAGCTGGGCAATGAGGAAAAACGAACGGCAGGCATTGTGGCGGCTCACCTGAAAAAGCTGGGCCTGGAGGTACAGACGGGTGTGGGCCGCACGGGTGTGGTAGGCGTGCTGCGGGGCGGCAAGCCTGGCCCCGTAGTAGCCCTGCGCGCCGATATGGACGCGCTGCCCGTGACAGAAACTTCCGGCGTACCCTTTGCTTCTACCGTCAAAACCACCTACCTGGGCCAGCCGGTAGGGGTAATGCACGCCTGCGGCCATGATGCACACACCGCCATGCTGATGGGTGCCGCTGAGGTGCTGAGCCAGGTGAAAAAGGACCTGCCGGGCACCGTAAAATTCATCTTCCAGCCCGCTGAAGAAGGCTCCTTGCCCGGCGTAGAGGGCGGGGCCAAGCTGATGATTAAAGAAGGCGTACTCGAAAATCCGAAGGTGCAAGCCGTATTTGGCCTCCACATCAATGCCCAAACGGAGGTAGGCCAGCTGGCTTACCGGCCCGGCGGCGAAATGGCCAGCTCCGACCGGTTCACCATTAAAGTGCTTGGTAAGGGCGCGCACGGGGCCCGGCCCTGGAGCAGCGTCGACCCCGTAGTGACGGCCGCCCAGATCATTGTAGGCCTGCAAACCATCGTCAGCCGCCAGGTAAACCTCACCGATGATGCCGCCGTGGTAACAGTGGGCACCCTGAAGGCGGGGGTGCGCTACAACGTGATTCCGGCCGATGTGGAGCTGAGCGGTACCATCCGGGCATTCAACCCCAAAACGCAGGAACAGGTCTGGGCTGCTATCCGCCGGACTGCTACTAATATTGCGGAAAGCGCCGGCGCCACCGCCGAGGTGAGCATTGAGCCCTATGTGCCCGTTACCTTCAACCACCTGGCTCTCACGGCCCGCATGGTACCCACCCTGCAGGCTGTGGCTGGCGGCCCCGATAACGTGAAGGAAGTAAAGCCCAACACCTGGGCCGAGGATTTCTCCTTGTACCAGGAGAAAGTGCCGGGGCTGTTCGTGTTTGTGGGGGGCATGCCCAAGGGCCAGGACCCTGCCACCGCCGCCGACCACCACACGGCCGGCTTCCGGCTTGATGAGAGCGGTTTCACGCTGGGCGTTAAAACGCTGGCTACGCTGGCCACCGATTATCTGGAAATGAACAAATAA
- a CDS encoding phosphatase PAP2-related protein yields the protein MHLTSISWREAWAQPAFRGRLLTVLGLLLVLATALPRFFAWVQARPGRLLPDPFLAWLPAHDVSGPAFAVIYLGIGLGVATLAPRPLRLLRALWAYLLLHLLRCCMLFLLPLEPPQGLILLHDPLVDRFFYAAPTPITKDLFFSGHTATLLLLTLAVPPSWQRSMLAIGTLLIGSLVLIQHAHYAYDVLGAVPFTLLAYWLAGRITKAP from the coding sequence ATGCATTTAACTTCCATATCGTGGCGAGAAGCGTGGGCGCAGCCTGCGTTTCGGGGGCGGCTGCTCACGGTGCTCGGCCTGTTGCTGGTGCTGGCTACCGCTCTGCCCCGCTTCTTTGCCTGGGTGCAGGCCCGCCCCGGCCGGCTCCTCCCCGACCCCTTCCTGGCCTGGCTACCCGCCCACGATGTATCGGGGCCGGCCTTTGCGGTCATTTATTTGGGTATAGGCCTAGGCGTGGCAACGCTGGCGCCCAGGCCCCTGCGGCTGTTGCGGGCACTGTGGGCGTACCTGCTGCTACATTTGCTGCGGTGCTGTATGCTGTTTCTGCTGCCTCTGGAGCCTCCCCAAGGGCTTATTCTCCTGCACGACCCGTTGGTTGACCGCTTCTTCTACGCGGCGCCCACTCCCATTACCAAAGACCTGTTTTTTTCAGGCCATACTGCCACCTTGCTGCTGCTCACGCTGGCGGTGCCGCCCAGTTGGCAACGGTCCATGCTGGCCATCGGCACTTTGCTAATTGGCAGCCTGGTGCTGATCCAGCACGCTCACTATGCATATGATGTGCTGGGAGCCGTGCCGTTTACCCTACTGGCCTACTGGCTGGCTGGCCGCATTACCAAGGCGCCCTAG
- a CDS encoding SDR family NAD(P)-dependent oxidoreductase, protein MKTALITGASRGIGRALAAELARCGYHLLLAARSADQLEQVAAELRQRHGVEAHIYAADLAQPGAAAELAAWAREQTTELAVLVNNAGYGLWGRFEELPLAEQQNMLQLNMLLPTELTHALLPLLRQQPKAYILNVASTAAYQAVPTLTLYAASKAFLLSFSRGLRYELRDTNVSVTCLSPGSTTTDFADRAGMNAELQETANKVSMTPQQVAQAAVAALLTGVAEIIPGTLNKVSAKLTSFVPKALTERIAAGIYEKHLK, encoded by the coding sequence TTGAAAACTGCCCTGATAACTGGTGCTTCCCGCGGAATTGGCCGCGCCCTGGCGGCTGAGCTGGCCCGGTGCGGCTACCATCTGCTGCTGGCTGCCCGCTCCGCTGATCAGCTGGAGCAGGTGGCCGCCGAGCTGCGCCAGCGCCACGGCGTAGAGGCCCACATATACGCTGCCGACCTGGCCCAACCTGGGGCTGCCGCCGAGCTGGCCGCCTGGGCCCGGGAGCAGACTACGGAGCTGGCCGTGCTGGTGAACAATGCCGGCTACGGCTTATGGGGGCGCTTTGAGGAGCTGCCGCTGGCTGAGCAGCAGAATATGCTACAGCTCAATATGCTGCTGCCCACAGAGCTGACCCATGCCTTACTGCCCCTGCTTCGGCAGCAGCCGAAGGCCTACATTCTGAACGTAGCCAGCACCGCCGCTTATCAGGCGGTGCCCACCCTCACGCTCTACGCCGCCAGCAAGGCGTTTCTGCTGAGCTTCTCCCGGGGCCTGCGCTACGAGCTGCGCGACACCAACGTGTCAGTAACCTGCCTCAGCCCCGGCTCCACTACCACCGATTTCGCCGACCGGGCCGGGATGAATGCTGAGCTGCAGGAAACCGCCAACAAAGTTTCCATGACGCCCCAGCAGGTAGCGCAAGCCGCAGTAGCCGCCCTCCTGACGGGAGTAGCCGAAATCATTCCGGGCACGCTCAACAAAGTCTCCGCCAAGCTTACCAGCTTCGTACCCAAAGCCCTGACTGAGCGTATTGCCGCCGGCATTTACGAGAAACATCTGAAGTAA
- a CDS encoding phytanoyl-CoA dioxygenase family protein codes for MSSPLPNYPRFTLGDSLTPEQLDFFSEYGFLHFRAFISPETVQDLLRASEDVQHRWLAEGVQKVNGVPIKYGKDVDGSPIVQRFAFASHHSPVLHEFLQDPRFQALFPLLEAPHGRVGENEKDGLVINHYVNVPGSEFSQMGWHTDSLRDVFYGKKIGPMLNVGVHLDGTPATNGGLRIIPGTHRQGLRDILFRKKYYKDVSADSNEVAVETEPGDLTVHDGRMWHRVAQSPLVGEVSRRRVMYVPIIAGKYEPKHENSPTPFYLRFLHLVK; via the coding sequence ATGTCATCTCCACTACCGAACTATCCTCGCTTTACGCTCGGCGACAGCTTAACGCCGGAGCAACTGGATTTTTTCAGCGAATACGGCTTCTTACACTTCCGCGCATTTATCTCCCCCGAGACAGTTCAGGATTTATTGCGGGCTTCCGAAGATGTGCAGCACCGCTGGCTGGCTGAGGGCGTGCAGAAGGTAAATGGGGTGCCCATTAAGTACGGCAAGGATGTAGACGGCTCGCCCATTGTGCAGCGGTTTGCCTTTGCCTCGCACCACAGCCCCGTATTGCACGAGTTCCTGCAAGATCCCCGGTTTCAGGCCCTGTTTCCGCTGCTGGAGGCCCCCCACGGCCGCGTAGGCGAAAACGAAAAAGATGGCCTCGTAATCAACCATTACGTGAACGTGCCGGGCAGCGAGTTTTCCCAGATGGGCTGGCACACTGATTCTCTGCGCGACGTATTCTACGGCAAGAAAATCGGGCCTATGCTCAACGTAGGGGTGCACCTGGATGGCACCCCCGCCACCAATGGTGGCCTACGCATTATCCCTGGTACGCACCGGCAGGGCCTGCGCGATATTCTCTTCCGCAAGAAGTACTACAAAGATGTAAGCGCCGACTCCAACGAAGTGGCTGTGGAAACCGAGCCCGGCGACCTGACCGTGCACGACGGGCGCATGTGGCACCGCGTGGCGCAGTCGCCGCTGGTGGGGGAGGTCTCGCGCCGCCGCGTGATGTATGTGCCCATTATTGCCGGCAAATATGAGCCCAAGCACGAGAACAGCCCCACGCCGTTCTACCTCCGTTTCCTTCACTTAGTGAAATAG
- a CDS encoding WG repeat-containing protein, with amino-acid sequence MNRAAFLFLLGMLALVQEQAGAQTAPSRLVPFRQGTRWGYADHTRRLVLPVRYDEAGPFVGEIAWVRQGSLYGYIDGGGNPITPVQYTQASSFKRERATVELNGETFDINLSGRRLTDPAPPEPEIEPLEHGDLVRKNGKVGFRFTVGSATVPPEYDEIRENYNGLLFVRQGNKWGVINSKGKLVQPLVYDAIRKDGNLVFPAVEREGLWGYLDEEGNTLTELRYRQADPFLGDIARVITASGQPGYIDANGQEFFE; translated from the coding sequence ATGAATCGTGCTGCTTTCTTGTTCTTGCTGGGAATGCTGGCGCTGGTCCAGGAGCAGGCAGGGGCACAAACCGCGCCCTCCCGCCTGGTTCCCTTCCGGCAGGGCACGCGCTGGGGCTACGCCGACCATACGCGCCGCCTGGTGCTGCCCGTGCGCTACGACGAGGCCGGGCCCTTTGTGGGAGAAATTGCCTGGGTGCGCCAAGGCTCCCTTTATGGGTATATTGATGGCGGCGGCAACCCCATAACGCCCGTCCAGTACACCCAGGCCAGTTCCTTTAAACGCGAGCGAGCTACAGTAGAACTCAACGGTGAAACATTTGATATCAACCTCAGCGGCCGCCGCCTGACGGACCCCGCTCCGCCCGAGCCGGAAATAGAGCCCCTGGAGCATGGTGACCTCGTACGCAAAAATGGGAAAGTGGGGTTCCGTTTCACCGTAGGCTCGGCCACGGTTCCGCCTGAGTACGATGAGATTCGCGAGAACTACAATGGGCTGCTGTTTGTGCGCCAAGGCAACAAGTGGGGCGTTATCAATAGCAAAGGCAAGCTAGTACAGCCCTTGGTGTATGATGCCATCCGGAAAGACGGCAACTTAGTGTTTCCCGCTGTGGAGCGCGAAGGCCTATGGGGCTACCTCGATGAGGAAGGCAATACCCTCACTGAGCTCCGCTACCGTCAGGCCGACCCGTTCCTGGGTGACATTGCCCGCGTCATCACCGCCAGCGGCCAGCCCGGCTACATCGACGCCAACGGCCAGGAGTTTTTCGAGTAA
- a CDS encoding energy transducer TonB, translating to MGFIIDKEGHLRNAEVIKGLHPALDAEALRLVQLLDGQFTLGQQNHQPVDVRYTLPITFQKR from the coding sequence GTGGGCTTCATTATCGACAAGGAGGGACATCTACGCAATGCTGAAGTAATAAAGGGACTTCATCCAGCCCTAGATGCTGAAGCGCTTCGATTGGTGCAGCTACTAGATGGCCAGTTTACTCTAGGACAGCAAAACCACCAGCCCGTAGATGTCCGGTATACATTGCCCATCACTTTTCAGAAAAGATGA
- a CDS encoding energy transducer TonB, whose amino-acid sequence MLADYHAVASGGPIVICESVPAYQKRNKKDSLPLFVQEHLHWPVIGGRVDVEGRVFVSFVVGTDGNVYRAKIVKGLHPDFDAEALRAVQLLSGHFSPAICGGIARPYEMVVPVLFLWE is encoded by the coding sequence ATGCTGGCAGATTATCACGCAGTTGCCTCTGGTGGCCCTATAGTAATCTGTGAGTCCGTGCCGGCGTATCAGAAGCGCAATAAGAAAGACAGTCTTCCTCTCTTTGTTCAAGAACATCTTCATTGGCCCGTCATAGGAGGGCGAGTAGATGTTGAAGGCAGAGTATTCGTATCCTTTGTGGTTGGTACGGATGGCAACGTGTACCGTGCCAAGATTGTGAAAGGGCTCCACCCCGATTTCGATGCTGAAGCACTGCGGGCGGTCCAGCTACTATCTGGCCACTTTTCACCAGCCATATGTGGCGGGATAGCGCGGCCCTATGAGATGGTAGTACCGGTTTTATTCCTCTGGGAGTGA
- a CDS encoding hydroxymethylglutaryl-CoA reductase gives MLFTPSPMLLKLLYTRGSLHNTPEGVAFSIKNRLDTVRITRVEAVMLDGKRIGVEQIALDLGEGDVRPATTFNADKAGFTLPVGQSATFHLATEHLKEGMHTVQVQFSVDPFGELNVEVEDAIALQFENRTRIPRSEEDDYSDAAIQARQRFAEEFSGQEFKHLKNYSFDAHDLQGNCEHFMGVAQIPVGLAGPLHVNGEHAQGDFLIPMATTEGTLVASYNRGIQVLNLCGGVKCTVIGDAMQRAPVFVFDDARGARDFGKWVEEEIERIRPEAESTSRVAKLQYIDTYLANKFAYLRFNFSTGDAAGQNMVGRATFAACSWILEHYKGAPIRHFYLESNFATDKKASQINVMRTRGKRVVAEAVIKRDVLQQRMRVTPEQLAYHGQVSNVGAFLSGANNNGAHSANGITAMFIATGQDVANVSESSAGVLYSEVTKEGDLYLSITIPSLIVATHGGGTGLATQNECLRMLGCVGRGTVNKFAEIVAGVVLAGELSLGSAISSSDWVSSHEQYGRNR, from the coding sequence ATGCTCTTCACGCCCAGCCCCATGCTGCTCAAGCTGCTCTACACCCGTGGCAGCCTGCACAACACGCCCGAAGGGGTAGCCTTCAGCATCAAGAACCGCCTCGATACGGTGCGTATCACCCGCGTTGAGGCAGTGATGCTGGATGGCAAGCGGATTGGCGTAGAGCAGATTGCCCTGGACCTGGGCGAGGGAGACGTGCGGCCGGCTACCACCTTCAACGCCGATAAGGCAGGCTTCACGTTGCCCGTAGGCCAGTCGGCTACGTTTCATCTGGCTACGGAACACCTAAAGGAAGGCATGCACACCGTGCAGGTGCAGTTCTCAGTCGACCCGTTTGGCGAGCTAAATGTGGAAGTGGAAGATGCTATTGCGCTGCAGTTCGAAAACCGCACTCGTATTCCGCGTTCTGAGGAAGACGACTATTCGGACGCCGCCATTCAGGCCCGCCAGCGCTTTGCGGAGGAGTTTTCGGGCCAGGAGTTCAAGCACCTAAAAAACTACTCGTTTGATGCCCACGACCTGCAAGGCAACTGCGAGCATTTCATGGGAGTGGCCCAGATTCCGGTAGGCCTAGCCGGCCCGCTGCACGTAAACGGCGAGCACGCCCAGGGCGATTTTCTCATCCCGATGGCTACCACCGAGGGCACGCTGGTAGCCAGCTACAACCGCGGTATCCAGGTGCTCAACCTCTGCGGCGGCGTGAAGTGCACCGTTATTGGCGACGCCATGCAGCGGGCCCCGGTGTTCGTGTTTGACGACGCCCGTGGGGCCCGCGACTTTGGCAAATGGGTGGAAGAGGAAATTGAGCGCATCCGCCCCGAGGCTGAAAGCACCTCCCGCGTGGCCAAGCTCCAGTACATCGACACCTACCTGGCCAACAAGTTCGCCTACCTGCGCTTCAACTTCAGCACCGGCGACGCCGCGGGCCAGAACATGGTGGGCCGCGCCACCTTTGCCGCCTGCTCCTGGATTCTGGAGCACTACAAAGGCGCGCCCATCCGCCACTTCTACCTCGAGTCGAACTTCGCCACCGACAAAAAAGCCTCGCAAATCAACGTGATGCGCACCCGCGGCAAGCGCGTAGTAGCGGAGGCCGTCATCAAGCGCGACGTGCTGCAGCAGCGCATGCGCGTAACGCCCGAACAACTGGCCTACCACGGCCAGGTGAGCAATGTGGGGGCCTTCCTCTCGGGCGCCAACAACAACGGCGCCCACTCCGCCAATGGCATCACGGCCATGTTCATCGCCACCGGCCAGGATGTAGCCAACGTCTCAGAATCCTCGGCGGGTGTACTGTACTCCGAAGTCACGAAGGAGGGTGACCTGTACCTGAGCATCACCATTCCTTCCCTCATTGTAGCTACCCACGGCGGCGGCACTGGCCTAGCCACTCAGAATGAGTGCCTGCGCATGCTGGGCTGCGTGGGCCGCGGCACCGTGAATAAGTTCGCTGAAATCGTGGCCGGCGTGGTGCTGGCCGGGGAGTTGAGCCTCGGCTCTGCCATCAGCAGCTCCGATTGGGTAAGCTCACACGAACAGTATGGGCGCAACCGGTAG